AAGCGGCGACGGGATCGTAGGGCTTGTTGACAAAGTTGATATCATCTGCGTCGGAGAAGTCAAATGCACCGCCGCGATGGCCGACGGAAGATAGACATATGACGCGGGAGCCGAATTCACGAGTCGCGGAAGCCAGGAGCGTGGGgtttagcagcttaaagaGCAGGAAGTGCGCGAGGTGGTTGGTGCCGAATTGTAGTTCAAAGCTGTCTGCAGTTTTGCCCTCCGGTGTCATCATGATGCCGGCGTTGGTGACTAGTACATTGAGTCGGTTGGATTTTGACAGGAACTCCTTTGCACAGGCTCTAACGCTTGCAAGGGAGTTCATGTCTAATTCAAGAAGCTCGAGATGTCCAGGCTCTAAATCATCTTTCAGGGCAGCCCGAGCCTTCTCTAAATTTCGAACTGCTCCGAAGACATGCATGCCAGTCGACTTGAGGGCTCTAGCGGACTCAATGCCGATGCCTGAGGAGACCCCAGTGATGAGAGCGACTTTGCCAGAAAGGTGGCCGGTGAGGTTGTTGTCCTCAATGATCTGCTGAGCCGTGGGACGAGCATCGCCGGGTCCTTGAGGATTCTTGTGTGCTTTGCTGTAAGAGGTCATTGTATGTAGAAATGGCGAGCAAGGTCTTCGCTGATTGACCAGTGTGTGGAAAATGAAGACTGAATAGAAAGTCTTTGTAAATGAGAATGTTTAGAGTTGTTTGAGTTCGACCAGTACATAAAAATCTTCGCTTTATACTTTTCCCCTACGCACAGCTTGATGGCTTCTTAAGGTCGCTCAGCCTAACGCCGCTGCATACTCCGCTCCCGAATTCACGGCAGCACAAGGAATCCGACCAGACGACAGTGTCACGACGGTGAGAGAGCGACTTTTGCAAGACGTTTGAAGCAATGATTCGTCTGCATGTCAGCCGCTTGAATGGAGGTAAAGAGGTCGTCGGTAGGAGATGCATGTAAAAACGATGATGGCACATTTACGGCTAGACTGCGGAGTTCAACCACTGCATCTTACGTGAGGATGAGGCATCGAGTTCGATTCGGAATTAAAACGCAACTATATCCGTACCATGAACCCCTCTTAGATACTTCCTGACGAGCTGATGTTTTCTTGCATTCACAGTGGTTAAGCTTTGTTTGTCGCTCGACCCTTACTAGGTCTCCCAGGAAACTTACCTTGTGCTGGACGGGTCCTTAAGCCCTTCTTAATTCTTGAGATCAACAATGTCGCATTTTATTGAGCAGCTTAGCTATCTGGAATCTCTACGATGCAACCTTAGCTTTTCGTACTTTGTTATAAATGTCCTCAGGCAATATATCTAGGTTAGGCCCGCTCTACGAAGTCTCTGTCAAAACCTTCGACTTGGTGAACATCCTTGTGCCTAAATTATGCAACTGCGTCTGCGAGTAGGACAACTGTTTCTCGGGGCTAATAAGCGAAAAAAAACTGTCGAGGGAGATAAGGTAACACACTAGACAAAACTATAGAGTAAATGATAATTCGTCTGGAACAGTGTTTGCTTCCacttcttcttatcttttgTATACTTCAGACAATTTTCCATCCATTCGAAGACGTGTGTTGGTAAGGCCCAGAGCTCCCTGGTAAGCAAGACGACTAAAGTAACTTTGTAATTACACTGTTGAGATGGTTACGAACGCCTCCAAAATTGCGTGCTATTGCTTTTAGTACATGAAGCATATGGGCTTGTTCTTTGTCGGTCAGTATAGATGTAGCGACGTAAGGTCAACGAACATGTCCTAATGCCTACCTATCTGTTAACAAGGTACTTCTTAGTGCGTTGTAGTAGTAAGTGAAAGCGACAACGTCGAGACATTAGGTTTGCCTTGGATGGTGTGGCAGGACGTTGAACCTGTGTCTAGGTTGAGGTATGCAGTGATAGCAAATCCACTGTGTAAACGTAAGGGTACACAGCCCGCTCTGCAAAATAAGGATCCTGGAGACTTTGGGGATTGCTATCCAAACGTCTTAGATAAATTTTGAGGACTTGAATTACCAAGGCATCTAATAATCCAACAGTCTCCTGTCAAACGTTGATAACTTAAGTACCATTACAACGCCACAACAGGCATATTACAGATCTGACAAGGACGGCAATTCCTAGCCCTGAAAGATTGTGAAGTCCAGCAACAATATGCAGGTTACTGGAATGACCGCATTAGCTTAATTTTTCCGTATACATGAGTGGAAGATGGAGGGGCAGGGTGAATGAGGAATATGGAGTGATAAATTAGAGGTGCAAGGTGAGCACGTACTAAAAAATTGTCAAGCCTAATGTAACCGAGTCTGCGCACGACGCAAGTGTGGTCGTATACTTCCACAGGCAATTGAAGAATAGTTGTCGTGGTCAACAAACACCGTGAGCTCTCCAGCCTACTGAAAACTTCCAAAGTTGAAGCAGATTACGGTGTCCGAAATCCGTCAGTTGTAAACAAGATGCATATTCCGTACCCTCATTCTCAATTTCCTAAAGTCGTCGGGGCTCACCATGGTTCCTCAGGGCTTTGCGCGCGTTTGGCACCACTCCCTCACTCTCACCGTCCGTGCGGCGCTTGCGCCTTCCCCGGACCAGTAGGCAAATACACCACCGCCTCTCACCATCTCACCTCACCTTACCTAGCTTCACCTTGGAGTTTTATGGACAGCCAAGCTCTTTGGAAACGCACCATTCGTCTACCACGCCTTGCTTCTACGCCTGCTGTTATGGCGAAGAAGCCAGCAGCTGCCCAACATTTCTGCGGTCGTTGCCCCCAATCCTTCAACAGCAGGCACGCGCTCAGTAGCCACCTTCTTGGCCATCCAGGTAGTTTGCCCGCTTCGTTCAAGTGTTCTGCATGTATTTGGTCATTCGACGACTCGCTGGCGCTCGAAAAACATTGCATCACTAATGGTCATTCTTCAACCACGCAACAGCCATCTGAGCAGTTCGATTGCGATAGATGCCCGCTGACCTTTGGCACCCGGCAAGAGTACAACCAACACCGCAAACTTGGTCAACCCTGCTGCGACGGTTATCACTCCACTGCCTGGAAGAAGAGTCGGCATTCAGAGTACGTCGACCCAGACAAGCCAAAACCAGTCCTTAGGCAGGAATCGAGTTTGGCATACGGTGGTGACACCTCAGCCCTAACTCAAGCGCCTGCTGTATCTTCTGTTGCCACAGGTACCTTTGTCTGCAAGACAGAAGGTTGTCTGAGAAGTTGCGATTCCGCATCAGATCTGAAGATGCACCGGAGGGACGCTCACAGTGTTGGCGGGAATGACCTCGGTCTTCACGGAAGAGGCTCCTGGACACTCAGTCCGCGTGCAGATCTACCGAGAAACTCGACAAGTTGTACTCCAGCAGGTAGTGGTAAACGTGGCGACAGTCGTGGTGACCGCACACCATCAATACCCACCGGCCCTGCCTCAAAGCGTACGCCTTTTCCATCTGTGCTTGTACAACGCGCACCAGCTACCTATGGCCCTTATCGTCAGCAAACCACTCATCATGCCGGTGTTGCCgctcctctccctctcccaaCGAGCCAGAACATTGGCGGTGCCTTGGAGATGGAACAAGCTAAGTCTATATGTGGCAAGACGCTGCGCCTGCTCCTTCAGACCGACATCTCCATCCATCACGACGGCAAAATTAGTGTCAGCGGTGTCGACTGGACACGGATTGGAGTGGAGCGACAGCCTACTGTTGTTGGCATGTTCGACGACATGTGCCATTTGCCTCGCAAGCTTCAGCCGCTGGAATACGTCCCGGCCCCAAAGACGTTCATGACCGAGTACACAACGCAGTATCCTGTGACAGAGTTCAAATGTGCGCCTGACCGAAATCTAGCAAGACCTGGCCTGAATATCATCGCCATGGCCTGCAGCAAGATTATTCTCAGCAACGGGAACCATGAAGTGGTCAAGATTGCCACTATCGACGTCCTCACTTGCCGGGTCCTAATGAGCCACTTGGTCTGTACTGATCCCAATGCAGAGGTCAGGGACTGGTGCTTCCCCGCCACGGGTTTGGCTAGCTTCCAGGACATGGAAGATGCTCGCCAGGGTGGCTACAAAGTTCTTAAAGGTTGGGCTGCGGCCCGCTCGGCGCTCTTCAGATTGATCGACAAGGACACCATTATCGTTGGCCACAACCTACGCTCTGAGCTAGACGCGTTACGTATCATTCATGGTCGAGCTGTTGACATCACCAAGGTGATCGAGAAGGCAGCGCAAGGACCGCTGTCCAAGATCCAGGTTAGCCTCGACAGCTGGTGCCGGGATGTTGCGAATGTTGCGCAGCTGAAGACGGACCCGGTCTTCGGACGTGACTGCGTTATGGGCGCATTTGCAGCGCGCGAGATTGGACTGTGGGCGATTAAGAACCGAGCACAGTTCGAACAGGTGGCCAAGCAGAAGACGAAGGAATACCAGCTGATAAACCCGGTCAAGGTTTGAAGCTAAGAGACAAGTACAAGACGCGAAACAGTGTGAATTGGTGAACAGTACTGAACGCGGAAGACATGAGTGTAATGCCATACTTGAGACGAAAAGCAACTGTAAGCAGGGATTAAGAAAAGCAAGTGATACTTATAATGACCTGCACGTTATCTTGCATAAAAATGTGGAACTGGTTGACCATATCCGCATGAGCAGCCTCATAGAGGTTCAGTAAACGAGAGACCTGCCATACCGGCGTCTCATGCGCAGCCATTCAAGGGCACTTCTTGTTTGCTTCCTCCTTCTGCTCTTCCTCCTTTTCAATGGCGTCAACCACAAAGGCACCACCCAGCAGGATCGCCGGTTCATCGAGACTGTGGTGCTCGTAGCTCAGCGTCCCCACACCACCAGCCTCCAATATCAAACTCGGGTTGTCCTCTAACTTCTTTCCAATCCACCTCGCCGCGAACGCCCTCAGGATATGCCCGTGGGCGACGATGAGCACATCATTTGGCTTCCCATCCCTGCCAAACTTCCCCTTGTGATACTTCTCCCTCAGCTCATGAATCAGCTCATCAAGACGCTTTGTCACATCCTCGGGGCTCTCGCCGCCCTCACAGCCATCGCGCCAGATATCCCAGTCCTCGCCCAGCCCTCTCTTCTTGCGCGATTCGCGCACCTCGCTGCTCTTGATGCCCTCGTAGTCGCCGTAGTCCCACTCGCGCACGCTCTCGGTAATCTCAATCGACGCGTTTGTCCGCACGTCGAGCGTATTGGTGGGCTCCTTGTCGGATTGCGTCGGGTGCTCGTGCCATGGGTACCGGTCGCGACAGCCGAGGTCGAGTAGCTCGAGTGTGCGTTGGGCGCGCGTGCGCGGGGATACGTAGCTACTGCGTATCAGATTCTGTACTTGTAATGTCTGTGATGGAGAGAACATGTATATCTGTGTGGAGAGAGAAGGATTAAGGGCTTACATGTGTGCCAGGTTACTTGGGACAATAAGTCGGTCGTCGCCTACAAGTGCTTTTCCGGTTGCGCGCACTCGCTTCTCGCCGTTCTCTGTGAGTGGGATATCCGATGTGCCTGTGTGACGGCCATTGAGCGACCATTCTGTTTCGCCGTGACGGATGATGAAGACGCGTGGATCAGGCATGGCGGGGTCGAAGTTAGAGCAAGCTATCAGTCAGAGTGCAAGCGCGAACAATACGCAACCTAAGAATACAGGACAGAGAGATTGATTGGGAGGCTCCAGATGTATCAACAAAAGACTACATCTTGCTTGATCGAACGCGCGAACCCGAAGGTCCCGCTAAAGTTCCGTACGTATGACGTTGACGTCGATGATAGATTTGATAAACGACGCGTAGCGGGGCAGCTTGAAGCTACCCCTGTCCGTGCGAAGTTAGCCGCCTCGGGCAATTCAGTAGAACAATGGAACCACAAACACACAGCAAGTTATGTTTGGGATAAATGCGTGTCAATTTGCTTTTCGATTCTGGCCTGAGAGCTCCCCAGATTAAAGCACAAAGTCATAACAAGCCAAACCCACCTGCGCCGTGCTCACATTTTTCATTGCAGAACGAGACGGCGCTTTCTGCCGAAAGCCATCGTCCGGTAGAGTGTGACGTTTTGCGCAGGTATTCATACACAGGCCATACGCGGGCAAGCTTAGTTGTCCATGTAGGTGCTGGCATCGACACCTTTCTCGGGAAACTCGGGAAGCGAGACCTCGAAGCGCTCCTCGATCGACTTCAGAACAGCTTCATCGTCAGGGCTGCTGATGAAGGAGATACTTAGACCTTTGGTTCCGAAACGACCAGCACGACCGACACGG
Above is a genomic segment from Ascochyta rabiei chromosome 10, complete sequence containing:
- a CDS encoding Sedoheptulose-bisphosphatase, with the protein product MPDPRVFIIRHGETEWSLNGRHTGTSDIPLTENGEKRVRATGKALVGDDRLIVPSNLAHIYVSPRTRAQRTLELLDLGCRDRYPWHEHPTQSDKEPTNTLDVRTNASIEITESVREWDYGDYEGIKSSEVRESRKKRGLGEDWDIWRDGCEGGESPEDVTKRLDELIHELREKYHKGKFGRDGKPNDVLIVAHGHILRAFAARWIGKKLEDNPSLILEAGGVGTLSYEHHSLDEPAILLGGAFVVDAIEKEEEQKEEANKKCP